A single region of the Silene latifolia isolate original U9 population chromosome 8, ASM4854445v1, whole genome shotgun sequence genome encodes:
- the LOC141595117 gene encoding uncharacterized protein LOC141595117, which yields MAGRPGNVNNAILQALTQLLQNQNNNNNNNNNHNQYINIASRIVRSNAKIYDGTVDPVLMSEWTRDMEKHFILYRVAEADKNIAAHFLEKEADRWWAMTGPTATLEPGFGWERFKTLLESRFYPAQLKHQKMAEFLNFKQRDLSVQEYTDQFNALAHFAKPMILNEGQKTFFFRQGLKAKIQGMVRRDTDTFARVYDEALWAEGAIEAVRLEAVAEIAKSFKRPFTPSTSQSYSFKKGKHGNQKGFQKNIPSKYKGHKAADCPKKDTTPAAANVPNPKGRIFVMSRAEAEAHPDVITGMFTVSDIPSYILFDTGASLSFISASFAKKAALVSHSAETTPISLPSGEVVSCSTVFKDVPISIAGSILPATLISYSLAEFDSILGMDWLSRYDARFQCRDQKIFLKSPCGTKLTYKGMRMQPSIKLISAMKLIGMQRKGHEEYLCVVTSAPSLPKLEYVPVVNEYAYVFPDELPGIPPERDVEFAIDLVPGTGPIAKAPYRMAPIELQ from the exons ATGGCAGGCAGACCTGGTAACGTGAACAATGCGATTCTCCAAGCTCTTACTCAATTGCTCCAGAatcagaacaacaacaacaataacaacaacaaccataacCAGTATATCAATATTGCAAGCCGGATTGTGAGGAGTAACGCCAAGATTTATGATGGAACCGTTGATCCTGTGCTGATGTCAGAGTGGACCAGAGACATGGAGAAGCATTTCATTCTGTACCGTGTTGCGGAGGCTGATAAAAACATTGCTGCACATTTTCTCGAGAAGGAAGCTGATCGTTGGTGGGCTATGACTGGTCCCACTGCTACTTTGGAACCAGGTTTTGGCTGGGAGAGATTCAAGACTCTTTTGGAATCAAGATTCTATCCTGCTCAATTGAAACACCAGAAGATGGCAGAGTTCCTGAATTTCAAGCAAAGGGATTTGTCCGTACAGGAATATACTGATCAGTTTAATGCTCTAGCCCATTTTGCTAAACCTATGATTCTTAATGAAGGACAGAAGACTTTCTTTTTCAGGCAGGGGTTAAAGGCTAAGATCCAGGGTATGGTCAGAAGGGATACTGATACATTCGCTCGTGTTTACGATGAAGCTCTTTGGGCTGAGGGTGCTATTGAAGCTGTCAGACTTGAAGCGGTAGCTGAGATTGCTAAATCTTTCAAGAGGCCGTTTACTCCTTCTACTTCGCAGTCCTACAGTTTCAAGAAGGGCAAGCATGGGAACCAGAAGGGATTTCAGAAGAATATTCCGAGCAAATACAAA GGTCACAAAGCTGCTGATTGTCCCAAGAAAGATACTACTCCTGCTGCAGCGAATGTCCCTAACCCGAAGGGACGTATCTTCGTGATGAGCCGTGCTGAGGCTGAGGCACACCCAGATGTGATTACTGGTATGTTTACAGTTTCAGATATTCCTTCTTATATATTATTCGATACTGGCGCATCTCTATCTTTTATATCCGCATCCTTTGCCAAGAAAGCTGCTCTTGTTTCCCATTCTGCTGAGACTACTCCTATATCTTTACCGTCGGGCGAAGTTGTTTCATGTTCCACGGTATTCAAGGATGTTCCTATCTCTATTGCGGGATCTATCCTTCCAGCTACTCTTATTAGTTACTCTTTAGCCGAGTTTGACAGCATTCTAGGCATGGATTGGTTATCCCGTTACGATGCTAGATTCCAATGCCGAGACCAGAAGATTTTTCTTAAGAGCCCGTGTGGTACGAAGTTGACTTATAAGGGAATGAGAATGCAACCAAGTATCAAGTTAATTTCAGCAATGAAGCTTATTGGCATGCAGAGGAAAGGACATGAAGAGTATCTATGTGTGGTGACGAGTGCCCCATCGTTACCGAAACTTGAATATGTTCCGGTTGTTAATGAGTATGCATATGTTTTTCCAGATGAGCTACCAGGTATACCTCCGGAGAGGGACGTTGAGTTTGCTATCGATCTTGTACCAGGGACCGGACCTATTGCGAAGGCTCCATATCGTATGGCTCCTATCGAATTGCAATAA
- the LOC141595118 gene encoding protein FAR1-RELATED SEQUENCE 5-like → MVRNGHGFKEDRKKLKLVVEFENTEKKEEEKVSEPKKTKIIRFGCKAKIRFCAVFNDLKELIGYAIDTFYEGHNHKLCSLKEREFQKNVRTLNLYMKQTIVNNCKLNIGATKTFRILAEQSNGYANIGASLTEFKNFKRNIKCYIGEKDADMILDYLKALSESQDGFYYAYQVDEDNCLAKIFWADAQARMNYSLFGDTITFDPTYGTNKYHMAFTPFTQS, encoded by the coding sequence ATGGTCCGCAATGGACATGGATTCAAAGAGGATCGCAAAAAACTCAAACTTGTTGTTGAATTTGAAAACACAGAgaaaaaagaagaggaaaaggtCTCAGagccaaagaaaacaaaaataataagaTTTGGTTGCAAGGCAAAAATACGGTTTTGTGCTGTATTCAATGACCTTAAGGAGCTAATAGGGTATGCTATTGATACGTTTTATGAAGGTCATAATCACAAACTCTGCTCACTCAAAGAACGGGAATTCCAGAAAAACGTAAGAACACTTAACCTTTACATGAAGCAGACAATTGTGAACAATTGTAAACTCAACATCGGGGCTACCAAGACTTTTAGAATTCTGGCCGAACAATCAAATGGGTATGCAAACATTGGTGCATCTCTCACTGAATTCAAGAACTTCaaaagaaatattaaatgttatatagGTGAGAAGGATGCTGACATGATTCTCGATTATTTAAAGGCACTTTCTGAATCACAAGATGGCTTTTACTATGCTTACCAAGTTGATGAGGATAATTGTTTGGCTAAAATCTTTTGGGCAGATGCACAAGCAAGAATGAATTATTCCTTGTTTGGGGACACCATCACCTTTGATCCTACTTACGGTACTAACAAGTACCACATGGCCTTCACCCCATTCACTCAAAGTTGA